The Cottoperca gobio chromosome 6, fCotGob3.1, whole genome shotgun sequence genome has a segment encoding these proteins:
- the mlc1 gene encoding membrane protein MLC1 isoform X1, translating to MMQSDELSAREEFTYSHMPTLERGGGGTLGRRGERGAERRPDRGERYRPERDSFTVDVRASDLQLAQPEPLKHPCFSYRAWLYSVLIGGSLLITSGFSLYLGNVFPVAMDYLRCAAGSGIPAAIASFAIAKNRHVAVSDFQVVYVSTFAVTTTCLVWFGCKLVLNPSAVNINFNLILMILLEVLMASTVILSARSAEDCCCHRKPVTYDRSLVLPPAVFPTRILKAYSVIEVIVGISAVFGGIIALNMDALLPGPYLSVTFFWILVACFPSAIASHVVAEYPNKCLVEVLIAISSVTSPLLFSASGFLSCSVISFIEIFLHDVPPAKQSYDILLLILMVLLLVQAILTSATVVHCATYKSQLRMGAPEYNDSMHTPTHYYEQQAANGTLQDFDKDRAWKAVVVQMAT from the exons ATGATGCAGTCCGACGAGCTCTCAGCCAGAGAGGAGTTTACCTACAGCCACATGCCCACTCTGGAGAGGGGCGGTGGTGGGACGCTGGGAAGACGGGGCGAAaggggagcagagagaaggCCAGACAGGGGGGAGCGGTATAGGCCCGAGCGCGACAGCTTCACAGTGGACGTGAGGGCCAGTGACCTGCAGCTGGCCCAGCCGGAGCCTCTAAAGCACCCCTGCTTCAGCTACAGGGCCTGGCTCTACAGTGTCCTCATAGGG ggCAGTCTGCTCATCACATCTGGTTTCTCTCTGTACCTGGgaaatgtgtttcctgttgCCATGGACTACCTGCGCTGTGCTGCAGGCTCT GGCATCCCTGCAGCGATCGCCAGCTTTGCCATTGCCAAGAACAGACACGTTGCA gTGTCAGATTTCCAGGTGGTCTACGTGTCAACATTTGCCGTGACAACCACCTGTCTGGTTTGGTTTGGATGCAAACTGGTCCTGAACCCTTCTGCTGTCAAT ATCAACTTCAACCTAATCCTGATGATTTTGCTGGAGGTGTTGATGGCCAGTACTGTGATCCTGTCAGCCCGCTCTGCAGAAGACTGCTGCTGCCACAGGAAG CCGGTGACTTATGACAGATCTTTGGTTCTTCCGCCTGCAGTGTTCCCCACTCGAATCCTTAAAGCGTATTCT GTGATCGAAGTGATCGTGGGAATTTCTGCCGTATTCGGAGGAATTATTGCACTCAACATGGACGCTTTGCTACCTGGCCCTTACTTGTCTGTCACATTTTTCTGGATTCTTGTTGCt TGTTTTCCGAGTGCTATTGCCAGTCATGTCGTGGCAGAATACCCCAACAAATGTCTG GTCGAGGTGCTGATTGCCATCAGCAGCGTGACGTCTCCCCTGCTCTTTTCAGCCTCCGGCTTCCTCTCTTGCAGTGTGATCAGCTTTATCGAAATTTTCCTGCATGATGTGCCTCCAGCCAAG CAATCCTACGACATCCTGCTGCTGATTCtgatggtgctgctgctggtgcaggCAATTCTAACTTCAGCCACTGTGGTGCACTGTGCCACCTACAAGAGTCAGCTCCGCATGGGGGCTCCAGAGTACAACGACAGCATGCACACCCCGACCCATTACTATGAG CAGCAAGCAGCCAATGGAACGCTGCAGGATTTTGACAAAGACAGAGCCTGGAAGGCAGTTGTGGTCCAAATGGCCACATAG
- the panx2 gene encoding pannexin-2 isoform X2 — translation MQNILDQNLDMATALLAGEKLKELILPGSSQDERGGLLAGLLVQLKLELPFDRVVTIGTVIIPILLVTLVFTRNFAEESIYCYTPHNFTRDQALYARGYCWTELRDAAPGVESHLWPSLFEHKFLPYALLAFAGIMYIPALGWEFLASTRLTSELNFLLQEIDNCYHRAAEGRAPKIEKQIQSKGPGITERERREIIENAEKEKSPEQNLFEKYLERRGQSNFLAKLYLARHLAIICLSSMPISYLSAYYARQKQNEFTCALGEPPDISSYYELKLRVNCKLPAVQLQRIMAAVDISLLCTMNLIILLNLLHLFVMRKSNFVFDKLHKVGIKTRRRWQKSQFCDINILAMFCNENRDHIKSLNRLDFITNESDLMYDNVVRQLLAALAQSNHDATPTMRDSGIQTIDGNMDPSDLGMGEMAGEPLVIKRPRKKMKWIPSSNPLPQPFKEPLTLTRLENSTKPEKPKPVRRKVADSFIAPLLDTKSTQYPAIKDLSGMEKKHPRNFSLDIHPYMLTIRKPKVEAATAEPLPSVHNLDTAYLEGTHTIVHVSGAITETKVCSPKSTNTAFSTMTLPTTTYVNGVSPNPPSSEDPLSPKSSPPPPPLPSPPPPPPPPPPPRDPLTQTENPECQPPPLTRAPTHQLMSIHHTLFEGEEDEEHRRDRLAERPGELITAGEC, via the exons ATGCAGAACATCCTCGATCAAAACTTAGACATGGCCACGGCTCTTCTTGCCGGCGAGAAGCTGAAGGAGCTGATCCTGCCGGGCTCCTCTCAGGATGAGAGGGGCGGGCTACTGGCTGGCCTCTTGGTGCAACTCAAACTGGAGCTGCCCTTTGATCGCGTTGTCACTATAGGGACGGTCATCATCCCCATCCTGCTGGTCACCCTCGTCTTCACAAGGAACTTTGCAG AGGAGTCCATATACTGTTACACACCGCACAACTTCACCAGGGACCAGGCACTGTATGCAAGAGGCTACTGCTGGACAGAGCTGCGGGATGCTGCACCTGGTGTGGAGTCTCACCTTTGGCCTTCACTATTTGAACACAAGTTCCTGCCCTATGCCCTGCTTGCCTTCGCTGGAATCATGTACATTCCTGCTTTGGGCTGGGAGTTCCTTGCCTCTACGCGGCTCACTTCAGAGCTCAATTTCCTGCTTCAAGAAATAGATAACTGCTATCATCGAGCCGCTGAGGGCCGAGCCCCAAAGATCGAGAAACAGATACAATCCAAAGGACCTGGCATAACTgagcgagagaggagggagatcaTAGAGAAcgcagagaaggagaaaagccCAGAGCAGAACCTGTTTGAGAAATATTTGGAGAGACGAGGCCAAAGTAACTTTCTTGCTAAGCTTTACCTGGCACGCCACCTGGCTATTATCTGCCTCAGTTCCATGCCAATTTCCTACCTGAGCGCCTACTATGCCCGACAAAAGCAAAATGAGTTCACCTGTGCGCTAGGTGAGCCCCCAGACATTAGCAGCTATTACGAGCTGAAGCTCAGGGTCAACTGTAAGCTGCCTGCGGTGCAGCTGCAGCGCATCATGGCAGCAGTAGatatctctctgctctgcactATGAACCTCATCATCCTGCTTAATTTGCTGCACTTGTTTGTGATGCGCAAGTCCAACTTTGTATTTGACAAACTGCATAAAGTTGGCATTAAAACACGGCGGCGCTGGCAGAAATCTCAGTTCTGTGACATCAACATCCTGGCCATGTTCTGCAACGAGAACAGGGACCACATCAAGTCGCTCAACCGGCTGGACTTCATCACCAATGAGAGTGACCTCATGTATGACAATGTGGTCAGGCAGCTGCTGGCTGCACTTGCACAATCTAACCATGACGCTACACCCACTATGAGGGACTCTGGGATACAAACAATCGATGGGAACATGGACCCCTCTGATCTTGGAATGGGAGAGATGGCTGGGGAGCCGCTGGTCATCAAACGGCCCCGCAAGAAGATGAAATGGATCCCAAGCTCAAATCCTCTTCCTCAGCCTTTCAAG GAACCCCTTACCCTGACACGTCTGGAAAATAGCACAAAGCCTGAAAAACCCAAACCCGTCCGACGAAAGGTGGCAGACAGCTTCATTGCACCACTCCTGGATACCAAGAGCACACAATATCCTGCAATAAAAG ATTTGAGTGGGATGGAGAAAAAGCACCCTCGCAACTTCTCTCTGGACATCCACCCATACATGCTGACCATTCGTAAGCCCAAGGTGGAGGCAGCAACTGCAGAGCCTCTGCCCTCAGTGCACAACCTGGATACAGCGTACCTTGAAGGCACCCACACTATTGTTCATGTGTCGGGTGCAATTACAG AAACTAAGGTTTGCTCTCCAAAATCAACCAACACTGCCTTTTCTACGATGACCCTGCCCACCACTACTTATGTAAATGGCGTGAGCCCAAACCCACCGTCCAGCGAGGACCCCCTCAGTCCTaaatcctctcctcctcctccccctcttccttctcctcctcctcctcctcctcctcctcctcctccaaggGATCCTCTCACTCAGACGGAAAACCCTGAGTGTCAGCCACCACCCCTGACCAGAGCACCTACACACCAGCTGATGAGCATACATCATACTCTGTTtgagggagaagaggatgaagaaCACCGTAGGGACAGACTGGCCGAGAGACCCGGGGAGCTCATCACCGCTGGGGAATgttga
- the mlc1 gene encoding membrane protein MLC1 isoform X2, whose amino-acid sequence MMQSDELSAREEFTYSHMPTLERGGGGTLGRRGERGAERRPDRGERYRPERDSFTVDVRASDLQLAQPEPLKHPCFSYRAWLYSVLIGGSLLITSGFSLYLGNVFPVAMDYLRCAAGSGIPAAIASFAIAKNRHVAVSDFQVVYVSTFAVTTTCLVWFGCKLVLNPSAVNINFNLILMILLEVLMASTVILSARSAEDCCCHRKPVTYDRSLVLPPAVFPTRILKAYSVIEVIVGISAVFGGIIALNMDALLPGPYLSVTFFWILVACFPSAIASHVVAEYPNKCLVEVLIAISSVTSPLLFSASGFLSCSVISFIEIFLHDVPPAKQSYDILLLILMVLLLVQAILTSATVVHCATYKSQLRMGAPEYNDSMHTPTHYYEQAANGTLQDFDKDRAWKAVVVQMAT is encoded by the exons ATGATGCAGTCCGACGAGCTCTCAGCCAGAGAGGAGTTTACCTACAGCCACATGCCCACTCTGGAGAGGGGCGGTGGTGGGACGCTGGGAAGACGGGGCGAAaggggagcagagagaaggCCAGACAGGGGGGAGCGGTATAGGCCCGAGCGCGACAGCTTCACAGTGGACGTGAGGGCCAGTGACCTGCAGCTGGCCCAGCCGGAGCCTCTAAAGCACCCCTGCTTCAGCTACAGGGCCTGGCTCTACAGTGTCCTCATAGGG ggCAGTCTGCTCATCACATCTGGTTTCTCTCTGTACCTGGgaaatgtgtttcctgttgCCATGGACTACCTGCGCTGTGCTGCAGGCTCT GGCATCCCTGCAGCGATCGCCAGCTTTGCCATTGCCAAGAACAGACACGTTGCA gTGTCAGATTTCCAGGTGGTCTACGTGTCAACATTTGCCGTGACAACCACCTGTCTGGTTTGGTTTGGATGCAAACTGGTCCTGAACCCTTCTGCTGTCAAT ATCAACTTCAACCTAATCCTGATGATTTTGCTGGAGGTGTTGATGGCCAGTACTGTGATCCTGTCAGCCCGCTCTGCAGAAGACTGCTGCTGCCACAGGAAG CCGGTGACTTATGACAGATCTTTGGTTCTTCCGCCTGCAGTGTTCCCCACTCGAATCCTTAAAGCGTATTCT GTGATCGAAGTGATCGTGGGAATTTCTGCCGTATTCGGAGGAATTATTGCACTCAACATGGACGCTTTGCTACCTGGCCCTTACTTGTCTGTCACATTTTTCTGGATTCTTGTTGCt TGTTTTCCGAGTGCTATTGCCAGTCATGTCGTGGCAGAATACCCCAACAAATGTCTG GTCGAGGTGCTGATTGCCATCAGCAGCGTGACGTCTCCCCTGCTCTTTTCAGCCTCCGGCTTCCTCTCTTGCAGTGTGATCAGCTTTATCGAAATTTTCCTGCATGATGTGCCTCCAGCCAAG CAATCCTACGACATCCTGCTGCTGATTCtgatggtgctgctgctggtgcaggCAATTCTAACTTCAGCCACTGTGGTGCACTGTGCCACCTACAAGAGTCAGCTCCGCATGGGGGCTCCAGAGTACAACGACAGCATGCACACCCCGACCCATTACTATGAG CAAGCAGCCAATGGAACGCTGCAGGATTTTGACAAAGACAGAGCCTGGAAGGCAGTTGTGGTCCAAATGGCCACATAG
- the panx2 gene encoding pannexin-2 isoform X1, translating into MQNILDQNLDMATALLAGEKLKELILPGSSQDERGGLLAGLLVQLKLELPFDRVVTIGTVIIPILLVTLVFTRNFAVLQWMIATDISEESIYCYTPHNFTRDQALYARGYCWTELRDAAPGVESHLWPSLFEHKFLPYALLAFAGIMYIPALGWEFLASTRLTSELNFLLQEIDNCYHRAAEGRAPKIEKQIQSKGPGITERERREIIENAEKEKSPEQNLFEKYLERRGQSNFLAKLYLARHLAIICLSSMPISYLSAYYARQKQNEFTCALGEPPDISSYYELKLRVNCKLPAVQLQRIMAAVDISLLCTMNLIILLNLLHLFVMRKSNFVFDKLHKVGIKTRRRWQKSQFCDINILAMFCNENRDHIKSLNRLDFITNESDLMYDNVVRQLLAALAQSNHDATPTMRDSGIQTIDGNMDPSDLGMGEMAGEPLVIKRPRKKMKWIPSSNPLPQPFKEPLTLTRLENSTKPEKPKPVRRKVADSFIAPLLDTKSTQYPAIKDLSGMEKKHPRNFSLDIHPYMLTIRKPKVEAATAEPLPSVHNLDTAYLEGTHTIVHVSGAITETKVCSPKSTNTAFSTMTLPTTTYVNGVSPNPPSSEDPLSPKSSPPPPPLPSPPPPPPPPPPPRDPLTQTENPECQPPPLTRAPTHQLMSIHHTLFEGEEDEEHRRDRLAERPGELITAGEC; encoded by the exons ATGCAGAACATCCTCGATCAAAACTTAGACATGGCCACGGCTCTTCTTGCCGGCGAGAAGCTGAAGGAGCTGATCCTGCCGGGCTCCTCTCAGGATGAGAGGGGCGGGCTACTGGCTGGCCTCTTGGTGCAACTCAAACTGGAGCTGCCCTTTGATCGCGTTGTCACTATAGGGACGGTCATCATCCCCATCCTGCTGGTCACCCTCGTCTTCACAAGGAACTTTGCAG TTTTACAATGGATGATTGCAACAGATATTTCAG AGGAGTCCATATACTGTTACACACCGCACAACTTCACCAGGGACCAGGCACTGTATGCAAGAGGCTACTGCTGGACAGAGCTGCGGGATGCTGCACCTGGTGTGGAGTCTCACCTTTGGCCTTCACTATTTGAACACAAGTTCCTGCCCTATGCCCTGCTTGCCTTCGCTGGAATCATGTACATTCCTGCTTTGGGCTGGGAGTTCCTTGCCTCTACGCGGCTCACTTCAGAGCTCAATTTCCTGCTTCAAGAAATAGATAACTGCTATCATCGAGCCGCTGAGGGCCGAGCCCCAAAGATCGAGAAACAGATACAATCCAAAGGACCTGGCATAACTgagcgagagaggagggagatcaTAGAGAAcgcagagaaggagaaaagccCAGAGCAGAACCTGTTTGAGAAATATTTGGAGAGACGAGGCCAAAGTAACTTTCTTGCTAAGCTTTACCTGGCACGCCACCTGGCTATTATCTGCCTCAGTTCCATGCCAATTTCCTACCTGAGCGCCTACTATGCCCGACAAAAGCAAAATGAGTTCACCTGTGCGCTAGGTGAGCCCCCAGACATTAGCAGCTATTACGAGCTGAAGCTCAGGGTCAACTGTAAGCTGCCTGCGGTGCAGCTGCAGCGCATCATGGCAGCAGTAGatatctctctgctctgcactATGAACCTCATCATCCTGCTTAATTTGCTGCACTTGTTTGTGATGCGCAAGTCCAACTTTGTATTTGACAAACTGCATAAAGTTGGCATTAAAACACGGCGGCGCTGGCAGAAATCTCAGTTCTGTGACATCAACATCCTGGCCATGTTCTGCAACGAGAACAGGGACCACATCAAGTCGCTCAACCGGCTGGACTTCATCACCAATGAGAGTGACCTCATGTATGACAATGTGGTCAGGCAGCTGCTGGCTGCACTTGCACAATCTAACCATGACGCTACACCCACTATGAGGGACTCTGGGATACAAACAATCGATGGGAACATGGACCCCTCTGATCTTGGAATGGGAGAGATGGCTGGGGAGCCGCTGGTCATCAAACGGCCCCGCAAGAAGATGAAATGGATCCCAAGCTCAAATCCTCTTCCTCAGCCTTTCAAG GAACCCCTTACCCTGACACGTCTGGAAAATAGCACAAAGCCTGAAAAACCCAAACCCGTCCGACGAAAGGTGGCAGACAGCTTCATTGCACCACTCCTGGATACCAAGAGCACACAATATCCTGCAATAAAAG ATTTGAGTGGGATGGAGAAAAAGCACCCTCGCAACTTCTCTCTGGACATCCACCCATACATGCTGACCATTCGTAAGCCCAAGGTGGAGGCAGCAACTGCAGAGCCTCTGCCCTCAGTGCACAACCTGGATACAGCGTACCTTGAAGGCACCCACACTATTGTTCATGTGTCGGGTGCAATTACAG AAACTAAGGTTTGCTCTCCAAAATCAACCAACACTGCCTTTTCTACGATGACCCTGCCCACCACTACTTATGTAAATGGCGTGAGCCCAAACCCACCGTCCAGCGAGGACCCCCTCAGTCCTaaatcctctcctcctcctccccctcttccttctcctcctcctcctcctcctcctcctcctcctccaaggGATCCTCTCACTCAGACGGAAAACCCTGAGTGTCAGCCACCACCCCTGACCAGAGCACCTACACACCAGCTGATGAGCATACATCATACTCTGTTtgagggagaagaggatgaagaaCACCGTAGGGACAGACTGGCCGAGAGACCCGGGGAGCTCATCACCGCTGGGGAATgttga